One genomic region from Polyangiaceae bacterium encodes:
- a CDS encoding TolC family protein, protein MRTFNAKTRGSLFRTVLFSTALSGALGWAGTAGAQPAAEPQPAAGKALPNKSDAQQLEQRLKALMGKPGGLTARQASARAVATSNELKASEADVKSAAADKDQAEVGYLPRVTLTARYTRLSEIDTQSLGTLVATTQPGPVAAGQPLIGVDLSFPQILDQYLLQANVTVPLTDYFLRTNHANRAAGHNLQAAKYRQQVTKRSAALQAQLAYYGWAQSTLAEVVAEQTLEQAQAHYKVAEAARKADTLTRAELMRFDAQVANAELLLERARSGKEINADALRTLLHDPEDEAYSIGEELLTPLPPLKRSKTSELQRRAQRSRPEFKALSESARAISSQRKAVKASTLPRLDAFGNAYYANPHQRVFPQQDKWTASWDAGLQLTYVINDLPTANASARALDAKQAGVHAQEASLRDMLRRELSQAQRSAIEADVALKVAARGLAASEEAYRATLLQFRAERAKSVDLIDANTELLRARLELITAHINQRVTRTKLKYALGEALN, encoded by the coding sequence ATGAGAACCTTCAACGCGAAGACGCGCGGAAGCCTATTCCGCACGGTTTTATTTTCTACTGCACTGAGCGGGGCACTCGGCTGGGCTGGCACGGCCGGCGCTCAACCAGCCGCTGAGCCCCAGCCCGCCGCAGGCAAGGCGCTCCCAAACAAGTCCGACGCGCAACAGCTAGAACAACGCCTGAAGGCGCTGATGGGCAAACCTGGGGGCCTGACGGCTCGTCAGGCTTCAGCGCGAGCGGTCGCCACCAGCAACGAACTCAAGGCGAGCGAAGCCGACGTGAAGAGCGCGGCAGCAGACAAGGACCAAGCGGAGGTCGGTTACCTCCCCAGGGTGACGCTGACCGCGCGCTACACGCGGCTCTCGGAGATCGACACGCAGAGCCTCGGTACTCTGGTGGCTACGACTCAGCCCGGTCCCGTTGCCGCGGGGCAACCGCTGATCGGTGTCGACCTCTCGTTCCCTCAAATCCTCGACCAGTACCTTTTGCAGGCGAACGTCACGGTGCCGCTCACCGACTACTTCTTGCGCACCAATCACGCAAACCGCGCCGCCGGGCACAATCTCCAGGCCGCCAAGTACCGCCAGCAGGTCACCAAGCGGAGCGCTGCACTGCAGGCGCAGCTCGCCTACTACGGGTGGGCACAGAGCACCCTCGCGGAGGTCGTGGCAGAGCAGACCCTCGAGCAAGCCCAGGCCCACTACAAGGTCGCCGAGGCCGCGCGCAAGGCAGACACGCTCACCCGCGCGGAACTGATGCGCTTCGACGCACAAGTCGCGAACGCCGAGCTACTGCTCGAGCGCGCCCGCTCCGGCAAGGAGATCAACGCGGACGCGTTGCGCACGTTGCTCCACGACCCCGAGGACGAGGCCTACAGCATTGGAGAGGAGCTGCTGACTCCCCTGCCACCGCTCAAGCGCTCGAAAACGAGCGAGCTCCAGCGCCGCGCCCAGCGAAGCCGCCCCGAGTTCAAGGCGCTCAGCGAGAGCGCACGGGCGATCAGCTCTCAGCGCAAAGCCGTGAAAGCGAGCACGCTGCCCCGCCTGGATGCCTTCGGCAACGCCTACTACGCGAATCCCCACCAGCGCGTGTTCCCTCAACAGGACAAATGGACCGCTAGCTGGGACGCGGGCCTCCAGCTCACCTACGTGATCAACGATCTCCCGACAGCCAACGCGAGCGCGCGCGCCCTGGATGCAAAACAGGCCGGCGTGCACGCTCAGGAAGCGTCACTCCGAGACATGCTGCGACGAGAGCTCAGTCAAGCACAGCGTTCGGCGATCGAAGCGGACGTCGCGCTGAAGGTCGCCGCGCGCGGCCTCGCGGCGAGCGAAGAAGCGTACCGCGCAACGCTGCTGCAGTTCCGCGCAGAAAGAGCCAAGAGCGTCGACTTGATCGACGCGAACACCGAGCTCTTGCGCGCGCGCCTGGAACTCATCACGGCCCACATCAACCAGCGCGTCACCCGCACGAAGCTCAAGTACGCCTTGGGCGAGGCGCTGAACTAG
- a CDS encoding VWA domain-containing protein translates to MILPIHHVFPQTSGVPAASENASTGARLVSTQGVELPLEGATLSAGAGGGIARSVVRQTFRNTSKQPLEVTYLLPLPSDAAVSGYQFELDGKRTQGVVEPKQQARERYEEALMSGHSAALLEQERSALFRQAIGNIPPGKSIEIEVELDHPLSWVGDGWEYRFPTVVAPRYQNEESRDASCVAVIDPSEAREGQPARIELRLTLSDRLTSAPRSPSHSIVSNPEQQTTCVHFDGARLDRDVVVRWGVALQHASARLETSRPAETHRHAGSQFGLLSLVPPLEAQAPVARDLIVLLDTSGSMGGEPLAQAVRLVSALVDSLGGEDQLELIEFSWKANRWQRKAVHATDANKRDALRWLTSLQASGGTEMRRGIEAALASLREGAQRQVVLVTDGLIGSEQAILQRLADKLPKSCRFHSIGVGHGVNRALLTPAARAGRGVEIVVAPGEDTEPAIKRLLERTNQPQVTDLEIWGSALKSVPKRPLDLFAASPALIPLELKPEGGTLHIRGATARGSYNQELLVEARQPGTGAERVQALFARDRVEDLELEFAAKPGQRTDLDRSIEHLGVDFQIATRLTSWVAVSEDVTVDPTKASSRVEQPHELTADLCAEGLGLRSMEPMRSSAMAPMHVGRPMMSAPAPASLGYAGGAPPPPGAPPPPGAPPPPPFAAAPPPPPQAPEAPKKRGLFERARDFFAPKQEADDGDLFDADGSAPSAVPGGMAILGESDEAPVLEARGVIRLNNAKRFAISIEFGQHEVHWPAPQSVTLILADGSGLEVEVELQFTTAAGRLQPGTTLRLVCKLDNALPQAVTRVIVPQSADTPRWEIAL, encoded by the coding sequence ATGATTCTGCCGATCCACCACGTCTTTCCGCAAACTAGCGGCGTGCCCGCCGCCTCCGAGAACGCCTCGACCGGCGCACGCCTGGTCAGCACCCAGGGCGTCGAACTGCCCCTCGAGGGCGCCACGCTGAGCGCCGGCGCGGGCGGCGGCATCGCACGCAGTGTGGTGCGTCAGACATTCCGCAACACCTCCAAGCAACCCCTCGAGGTCACCTACCTCTTGCCACTCCCCAGCGACGCAGCCGTGAGCGGCTACCAGTTCGAGCTCGACGGCAAGCGCACCCAGGGCGTCGTTGAACCGAAGCAGCAAGCTCGGGAGCGCTACGAGGAAGCGCTGATGAGCGGCCACAGCGCCGCGCTACTGGAGCAGGAACGCAGCGCCCTCTTCCGCCAAGCCATCGGCAACATTCCGCCAGGCAAGTCAATCGAGATCGAGGTCGAGCTGGATCATCCGCTGAGCTGGGTCGGCGACGGCTGGGAGTACCGTTTCCCCACGGTTGTAGCTCCACGCTATCAAAATGAAGAGAGCCGCGACGCATCGTGCGTCGCCGTCATCGACCCCAGCGAAGCGCGCGAAGGACAGCCAGCGCGCATCGAGCTGCGCCTAACGCTCAGCGACCGCCTCACGAGCGCGCCTCGCTCCCCGAGTCACTCCATCGTGAGTAACCCGGAGCAGCAAACTACTTGCGTACACTTCGACGGCGCACGACTCGACCGCGACGTCGTGGTGCGCTGGGGCGTCGCCCTGCAGCACGCCAGCGCGCGCCTGGAGACGTCTCGCCCCGCGGAGACGCATCGCCACGCGGGCTCGCAGTTTGGCTTGCTCAGCTTGGTGCCTCCGCTCGAGGCTCAAGCCCCCGTTGCCCGCGATCTGATCGTGTTGCTCGACACCAGCGGCTCCATGGGCGGCGAACCGCTTGCACAAGCCGTTCGCCTCGTCAGCGCCTTGGTCGATTCTCTCGGGGGTGAGGACCAACTCGAGCTGATCGAGTTCAGCTGGAAGGCCAATCGCTGGCAGCGGAAGGCAGTGCACGCAACCGACGCCAACAAGCGGGATGCCCTGCGCTGGCTCACGTCGCTCCAAGCCAGCGGCGGCACCGAGATGCGTCGCGGCATCGAAGCTGCGCTGGCCTCGCTGCGCGAAGGTGCCCAGCGACAAGTGGTGTTGGTCACGGATGGCTTGATCGGCAGCGAACAGGCAATTCTTCAGCGCCTGGCGGACAAGCTGCCGAAGAGCTGTCGCTTTCACAGCATCGGGGTCGGCCACGGGGTGAACCGTGCGCTGCTCACTCCAGCGGCACGCGCGGGACGCGGCGTGGAAATCGTCGTCGCGCCCGGTGAGGATACGGAGCCCGCGATCAAGCGCCTGCTCGAGCGTACGAACCAACCTCAAGTCACCGACCTGGAGATCTGGGGTAGCGCGCTCAAGTCCGTACCGAAGCGACCGCTCGATCTGTTCGCGGCCTCGCCAGCGTTGATCCCCCTCGAGCTGAAGCCTGAAGGCGGCACCCTCCACATCCGTGGGGCAACGGCGCGCGGTAGCTACAACCAGGAGCTCTTGGTGGAGGCGCGGCAGCCGGGGACCGGGGCCGAGCGGGTGCAGGCGCTGTTTGCTCGGGACCGCGTGGAGGATCTGGAGCTCGAGTTCGCCGCCAAGCCAGGGCAACGCACGGATCTCGATCGCAGCATCGAGCACCTGGGCGTCGACTTCCAGATCGCCACGCGACTCACTTCGTGGGTGGCTGTGAGTGAAGACGTCACGGTTGACCCGACCAAGGCATCGAGCCGTGTGGAGCAGCCTCATGAGCTGACTGCGGATCTCTGCGCGGAAGGCCTGGGGCTGCGCAGCATGGAACCGATGCGCTCCTCGGCGATGGCGCCGATGCACGTTGGCCGCCCCATGATGTCAGCTCCGGCCCCAGCGAGCTTGGGCTACGCGGGTGGCGCGCCGCCGCCTCCTGGTGCTCCGCCGCCTCCCGGTGCGCCGCCGCCTCCGCCGTTTGCTGCCGCTCCACCGCCGCCTCCTCAGGCTCCGGAAGCGCCGAAAAAGCGCGGCCTGTTCGAGCGTGCTCGCGACTTCTTTGCACCGAAGCAGGAAGCGGACGATGGAGATCTCTTCGACGCCGACGGCTCAGCCCCGAGCGCGGTCCCGGGTGGCATGGCCATCCTTGGAGAATCCGACGAGGCACCGGTGCTGGAAGCGCGCGGAGTGATTCGCCTGAACAACGCCAAGCGCTTCGCGATCAGCATCGAGTTCGGTCAGCACGAAGTGCACTGGCCGGCTCCGCAGAGCGTCACGCTGATCCTCGCGGATGGAAGTGGCCTCGAGGTCGAGGTCGAGCTGCAGTTCACGACGGCAGCAGGTCGCTTGCAACCGGGCACGACTCTGCGCCTCGTGTGCAAGCTGGACAACGCGCTGCCTCAGGCAGTCACCCGAGTGATTGTTCCCCAATCAGCGGACACTCCGCGCTGGGAGATCGCACTCTGA
- a CDS encoding RNA polymerase sigma factor, producing MTPEYRDQLLPQIAAGDVQAFALWLSSAEPRIRLSLARFASSVDVEAVLQETLLRLWQVAHRVEVDPQGDALLRLGVRIGRNLAIDHVRKLERSDLVKQLTEQATPEAALTSTEEPDPLLRAVIQRCLEALPAKPRMALSARLENQGQEPDESLALRLEMKLNTFLKNFGRARQFLLKCLRGQGVDLSFQSEAEG from the coding sequence ATGACTCCTGAGTACCGCGACCAATTGCTACCGCAGATCGCCGCAGGCGATGTTCAGGCGTTTGCGCTCTGGCTGAGCAGCGCGGAGCCGCGCATTCGCCTGAGCCTCGCGCGCTTCGCAAGCTCGGTAGATGTGGAGGCGGTGCTACAAGAAACCCTGCTAAGGCTATGGCAGGTCGCGCATCGCGTAGAAGTAGATCCCCAGGGAGACGCGCTGCTACGGCTCGGCGTTCGGATTGGGCGCAACCTGGCCATCGACCACGTGCGCAAGCTCGAGCGCAGCGATCTGGTCAAGCAACTCACGGAGCAAGCCACACCCGAAGCGGCCCTCACGAGCACCGAGGAGCCCGACCCGCTTCTCAGAGCCGTGATCCAACGCTGCTTGGAGGCGCTGCCTGCAAAGCCGCGCATGGCCCTCAGCGCGCGCCTCGAGAACCAAGGCCAGGAGCCAGACGAGTCCCTCGCGCTGCGCCTCGAGATGAAGCTCAACACTTTCCTGAAGAACTTCGGACGCGCGCGCCAGTTTTTGCTCAAGTGCCTGCGCGGACAGGGCGTCGACCTGAGTTTTCAGAGCGAGGCTGAAGGCTGA